ATCCGAAGGCGCAGGAAGAAGTGCCGCGCGGCGTCGGTTCTGGTTTCGTGATCTCCGCCGACGGCTATGTGATGACCAATGCCCACGTAATCGATGGCGCCAGCGAAGTGTATGTCACGCTGACCGACAAGCGTGAATTCAAGGCCAAGGTCATCGGTGCGGATACCCGCAGCGACGTCGCCTTGCTGAAAATCGACGGCGCCAACCTGCCGCGCCTGACCATGGGCGATTCCGACAAGATCAAGGCCGGCGAATGGGTGCTGGCGATCGGCTCGCCGTTCGGCCTGGAAAACACCGTGACCGCCGGCATCATTTCGGCCAAGGCGCGCGACACTGGCGACTACCTGCCGCTGATCCAGACCGACGTTGCCGTCAATCCCGGCAATTCCGGCGGCCCGCTGATCAATATGCGCGGCGAAGTGGTTGGCATCAATTCGCAGATCTACAGCCGCTCCGGCGGCTTCATGGGGATTTCGTTTGCCGTGCCTATCGATGAAGCGATGCGCGTCTCGGATCAGCTGAAAGCCTCGGGCAAGGTGACGCGCGGCCGCATCGGTGTGCAGATCGGCGAAGTCACGAAGGATGTGGCGGAATCGCTGGGCCTGCCGAAGGCTGAAGGCGCCTTGGTGGCGCGGGTTGAGGCGGATGGTCCGGCGGCCAAGGCTGGCTTGCAGGCGGGCGACATCATCTTGAAATTCAACGGCACGGCGATCGAAAAAGCCAACGATCTGCCGCGCCTGGTCGGCAATGCCAAGCCGGGCGCGCGCGGCACTATCAGCGTCTGGCGCAAGGGCAGCAGCCGCGACTTCCCGATCGTCATCACCGAACTGGCTGCCGACAAGGTCGCCAGCGACGACGATGTCAAGCCGAAGAAGGAACAGCAGGTCGCCAATGCGCTCGGCCTGATTGTCAGTGATTTGAACGAGGCCAAGAAGAAAGAGCTGGGCATCGACAGCGGCGTGCAGGTCGAATCGGCTGAAGGCAGCGCAGCCAAGGTCGGCTTGCGTGCCGGTGACGTGGTGCAGCGCCTGAACAATACCGATATCAAGGACGCCAAGCAGTTCAACGTCCTGGTGGCTAAGCTTGAGCCGAAGAAAATGGCGGTGCTGCTGGTGCGGCGCGGCGAGTCATCGCAATTCGTGCCTTTGCGTCCAAGTAACTGATTTAAGCGGTAATTCTTGTCTGGGGCTGCAGATCTGTACGGTCTGCAGCTTTTTGTTTTCCGGCCAGGCTTTTCTAAAAGCGTGAATGCATGCCAAAAAAACATTTCATCTTGTATAGCCGGTCTTACTGCCATCTGTGCGAAGACATGTTGCAAGCTCTGCTGGCCTTGCGGCCCGCGGATGGGAATGATGCGGGCTGGTTCACCGTCGACGTGGTTGATGTCGACGCGGATCCCGCACTGGTGGCGAAATACGATGAGCTGGTGCCGGTTCTGGCGGGCAGCAATAACGAAGAGGCAGCGACGCAGCTCTGCCACTATTTCCTCGATGCTGAGTCGGTAAAGCAATTTTTGAGCGCATAAGCAGGGTCCTGCTGCTCAAATTTCCCATGATTTATTTGCAATAAACCGACATTGCTCTACATTACTTGTTTAATTTGCACTAAATCGGCTTGTGTATCTATACTCCGGCACTGATACTCAAAAATAGCGCGGCATCACGCTGTTCTTAAGGTGCTTTTAAGATACTTATAGGAGTATGTTGATAATCTGCTTTCCTTGCTATACTGGAAGGCAATACTCTCAGGCCTTTGATTTGTCGGTTTTCCCCTCTGAAATCCGGTAAAATGGCGGCACTGAATAACCTGTCATAAAAGGCGCTCGCCTGGGACACAAGTGCAGTGTTTCGTACTTGCCGGCACAGCTCGTCTTTTTGCCCCATACGTTGTTGCGCATGCCCGCGATAGTTCGCTATCGCTCCGCGCCGCGTCCGGGACAAAAATTCCTTTGTGCCGCCAAACACAAGACACTGGACTGAGCCCGGCTCAGAGCGCTTTTTTTGTAATCGCGTCTGTCAATGAACAACATCCGTAATTTCTCCATCATCGCCCATATCGACCACGGTAAATCTACCCTGGCGGACCGTATCATCCAGTCTTGCGGCGGCTTGTCCGACCGCGAGATGGAAGCGCAGGTACTCGACTCCATGGATATCGAGCGCGAGCGCGGCATCACCATCAAGGCCCAGACCGCGGCCTTGACGTACAAGGCGATGGATGGCCAGATCTACAATCTGAACCTGATCGACACCCCCGGCCACGTCGACTTCAGCTATGAAGTCAGCCGTTCGCTGTCGGCCTGCGAAGGCGCGCTGCTGGTGGTCGATGCCTCGCAAGGGGTGGAAGCCCAGACTGTGGCCAACTGCTATACCGCGCTCGATCTCGGCGTGGAAGTGGTGCCGGTGCTGAACAAGATCGACCTGCCTTCGGCCGATCCGGACAATGCGATTGCCGAAATCGAAGACGTGATCGGGATCGACGCCCACGACGCCGTGCATTGCTCGGCCAAGACCGGCCTCGGCGTGCGCGAAGTACTGGAATCGCTGATCGTCAAGGTGCCGCCGCCGAAGGGCGATCCGGATGCGCCTTTGCAAGCCCTGATCGTCGATTCCTGGTTCGACAACTACGTCGGCGTCGTCATGCTGGTGCGTATCAAGAACGGCACCTTGCGTCCCAAGGACAAGATCCTGCTGATGGCTACCGGCTCCCAGCATCTGACCGAAAGCGTCGGCGTGTTCACGCCTAAATCGCAGTCGCGCGAATCGCTGTCGGCCGGCCAGGTGGGCTTCATCATCGCCGGCATCAAGGAATTGAAGGCAGCCAAGGTGGGCGACACGGTCACGCTGGCGTCCAAGCCCGCGGCTGAAGCCTTGCCCGGCTTCAAGGAAGTGCAGCCGCAGGTGTTTGCAGGCCTGTTCCCGGTCGAGGCCAATCAGTACGATGCGTTGCGCGACTCGCTGGAAAAGCTCAAGCTGAACGACGCCGCCCTGCAATACGAACCGGAAGTATCGCAGGCGCTGGGTTTCGGCTTCCGTTGCGGCTTCCTCGGCTTGCTGCACATGGAAATCGTCCAGGAACGTCTCGAGCGCGAGTTCGACATGGACCTGATCACCACCGCGCCTACCGTCATCTACGAAGTAGTCAAGCGCGATGGCACCATCATGCTGGTCGACAATCCGTCGAAGATGCCGGATCCGTCGAATATCGAAGAAGTGCGCGAGCCTATCGTCACGGTCAACCTGTACATGCCGCAAGAATATGTGGGCTCGGTCATCACGCTGTGCACCCAGAAGCGCGGGCAGCAGATCGACATGAGCTATCACGGCAAGCAGGTCAAGCTGACCTATGAAATCCCGATGGCCGAAGTGGTGCTGGATTTCTTTGACCGCCTGAAATCGACCTCGCGCGGCTATGCTTCGATGGACTACGAGTTCAAGGAATACCGTTCGGCCGACGTGGTCAAGGTCGACATGCTGATCAACAGCGAAAAAGTCGACGCCCTGGCGATCATCGTTCACCGCGCCAACAGCCAGTACCGCGGCCGCGCCGTCGCCGCCAAGATGCGCGAGCTGATTCCGCGCCAGATGTTCGACGTGGCGATCCAGGCGGCCATTGGCGCCAATATCATTTCGCGTGAAAACGTCAAGGCGCTGCGCAAGAACGTGCTGGCCAAGTGCTACGGCGGCGACATCAGCCGCAAGCGCAAATTGCTGGAAAAGCAGAAGGCCGGTAAAAAACGCATGAAGCAGGTGGGTTCCGTCGAGATCCCGCAAGAAGCATTCCTGGCAATCTTACAAGTGGATGAAAAATGACATTGCAATCGATCTTAGGAAATTTCGCATTAATCCTGTTTGTCCTTACCATTGTCACCGGCGTCATCTGGTTTTATGACCGCTTCTCCCTGAGCAAGCAGCGCCGCGCCAATGCTGACGCCGCGCTGGCTGAATTCGATGCGCGCAACGCCAAGCTGAGCGCCGACGGCATCAAGCTGGAAAACAGCGGCCGCGCCGCGCTGGAGGCAGACTTGCTGCGCCAGCCGACCTGGGTCGAATATTCTGGCAGCTTCTTCCCGGTGATCGCCATGGTGTTCTTCCTGCGCTCGTTCCTGTATGAGCCGTTCAAGATTCCATCCAGTTCGATGGTGCCGACCCTGCTGGTGGGCGACCTGATCCTGGTGAACAAATTCACTTACGGTATCCGTCTGCCGATCATCAATAAAAAAGTGATCGAGATGAATCATCCGCAGCGCGGCGACGTGATGGTGTTCAAATATCCGAAGGATATGTCGCTCGACTACATCAAACGCGTGGTTGGGGTGCCCGGTGATAAAATAACTTACCAAAACAAGCGCTTAACAATTAATGGTCAAGCTCTTTCTTATACGCCGTTGCCGGACTACCTGAATGAAGATACGCTGGATTACTCCCAGCAGTACACAGAGAATTTGTCAAACGTACAACATACGATCGCGGTACGCAGCAGCCGGCCGCCGATTTCGCTGGAAGGCGTGATGGATTTTCCTAACAAGGAAGCCTGTAGCTATAACCCGGAAGGTTTCACCTGTACGGTTCCTGCTGGAAATTATTTCATGATGGGGGATAATCGGGATAACAGCGAAGACAGTCGTTATTGGGGATTCGTGCCGGATGAGAATATTGTCGGAAAGGCATTTCTTGTCTGGATGAACCTGGGTAATTTCAAGCGTATTGGTACTTTCTTTAAATAAATCAAATAATCGAAAGCGGAGTCAGGGATGACAAGAATGTCTGTAGCACCACGTAAGCAGCAAGGCATCACATTATTTGGCTTGATCGTTATTTTGGCGGTACTCGGTTGCATTGGCGTGCTGATAGCCAAGGTGACACCGACCACGATCGAATATTTTTCTATCAAGAAGGCGATTGTCAGCGCCAAGACGGGCGGCACTACGGTGCAGGAAATTCAGAACGCATTTAACAAGCAGGCTGAAGTAGGCTATATCGATGCGATTTCGGGCAAAGACCTGGACATCAGCAAGAACGGCGACGATATCCAGATCAGCTTTGCGTACCAGAAAAAGATTCCGCTGGTCGGACCGGTCAGCCTGTTGATCGACTACGCTGGCAGCACTGCAAAATAGTAAAACAGCAATATAATCGACTAGCGGCGTCGACTAACGGCGTCGAATAACGGCGTCGAATAACCGCATCAATCAACAACAGCAGCAGACGGCGACCATAGGTGTCGGCGAAAAAAATGGACCTCATGTTATTGCAAAATCGGCTAGGCCACACTTTTAAGGATGCTACTTTATTGCAGCAGGCCTTGACGCATCGCAGCCATAGCACCTTGCATAACGAGCGGTTGGAGTTCCTCGGCGATTCGATCCTGAACTGCGTGGTCGCGTCCCTGCTGTTTGACCGCTACACCAAGATAGACGAAGGCGATCTGTCGCGGGTGCGGGCCAACCTGGTCAAGCAGCAGTCGCTGTACGAAATCGCGCAGAGGCTGGAATTGTCGCAGTTCCTGCGGTTGGGCGAAGGCGAGCTGAAATCGGGCGGCTTCCGCCGTCCTTCGATCCTGGCCGATACGCTGGAAGCCTTGTTTGGCGCGATCTTCCTGGATGCCGGGTTCGACGCCGCGCGGGATGTGATCCGCGCCCTGTATATCCCGATCCTGGATACGGTTGATCCCAAGACTCTGGGCAAGGATGCCAAGACCCTGCTGCAGGAATACCTGCAAGGGAAAAAGATCGCTTTGCCGCAATACAATGTGGTCGCCACGCATGGCGCCGCGCATAACCAGGAATTTGAAATCGAATGTCTGGTGCCTAAGCTGGATATCCAGGTGTTCGGCAGCGGCGGTAGCCGTCGCGCCGGCGAACAGGCGGCAGCCAAGCTGGCGCTGGAAGCAGTGCAAAAAGCTTTTGTCAAAGCCCCTTCGGCCGCAAAAAAAGCCAAGCCGCGTACCGCGCAGCTGAAACTGAGCGGCATCGCCACGATCCAGCCGGACGCTCCGGATGCACCTGCCGCAACGGTAGCGGCAGCGCCGGCAGAAGTTGCCAGCGCCAAAACTGGCGCCGCGGCCAAGGAAAAAGCCGTGGCCGAAACGCCGGCCAAGGTGGCGGCCAAGGCAGCCAACGGCAGCGCCGAAAATGTTGCGCCAACAAGTGCCGCGGCCAAGGCCGGCACGGCAGCCCATGCTGTCACCGAAACCGCCGTCGCGGCAGCAGCGGGCAATCCCGCCGGCGCGACTGTATCCACCCCTAATGCAGCACCCCATACTACGAGTAAATCGAAAACCGCATGACAGACTCTACACCCCAGGCACCAAGCGCAGCATCGCCGGCAACTGATTTCCGTTGCGGCTATATCGCGATTGTCGGTCGCCCCAACGTAGGCAAGTCGACCCTGATGAATGAACTGATCGGGGCCAAGGTCAGCATTACCTCGCGCAAGGCGCAAACCACGCGGCACCGGATTACCGGCATCCAGACTGTCGCCGATACCCAGTTCGTCTACGTCGATACGCCAGGTTTCCAGACCCGCCATTCGAATGCGCTGAACAAGACGCTGAACCGCACCGTGACCACCACGCTGACAGCGGCCGACGTCATCCTGTACATCATCGAAGCCGGCACTTTCGGTCCGGCCGACCAGCAGGTGATGGCGCTGTTGCCTGCTAACGTGCCATGCATCCTGGTCATCAACAAGTCGGACCGGGTCAAGGACAAGGCCGTGCTGCTGCCGTTCGCGCAGAAGATCGCCGCCATGCGCGACTTCGCGGCGGTGGTGCCGGTATCGGCCAAGCTGCGGTTCCAGCTGGACAATCTGCAAGGCGAAATCCGCAAGCACTTGCCGGCCAATCCGCCGATGTTCGGCGAGGATGACATTACCGACCGCAGCGAAAAATTCCTGGCGGCCGAAATCGTCCGTGAAAAAGTATTCCGTTTCGTCGGCGATGAACTGCCGTACACCAGCACCGTCCTGATCGAAAAATTCGAACTGGAAGGCAATCTGCGCCGCGTTTTTGCGGCGATCCTGGTAGAGCGCGACACCCACAAATCGATGGTGATCGGCCAGAAGGGCGCACGCCTCAAGGATATTTCCACCCAGGCGCGGCTCGACATGGAACGCCTGTTCGGCGGTCCGGTCTACCTGGAAATCTGGGTCAAGGTCAAATCCGGCTGGGCCGACAACGAAGCCGGATTGCGCGCCTACGGCTACGAATAAGCCACCCGCTCACCACACGCCTAACCGCCAGACATGAACGCGATCATCGCTGATGCCGACGCCGAGCAGGCGCTGCCGGACGATGCCGCCGTGTTGATCAGCATCGCCCCCGGCCCGGCCGCCACCGCAGCAGCTGCCGGACCCAAGCGGCGCGCCCGGATTCCGGAGCGAGATACCCGCGTCAGCGGCCAGCCAGGCTTTGTCCTGCACAGCTATCCGCATCGCGAAACCAGTCTGATCATCGATGTCTTCACCCGCGACTACGGCCGCATCGCGCTGGTCGCCAAAGGCGCCAAGCGGCCTTTGTCCAAATTGCGCGGCGTTTTGCAAACCTTCCAGCCGCTGTCGCTGAGCTGGAGCGGCAAATCCGAAATCCGCACCTTGATCGCCGCCGAATGGGTAGGCGGCTTGCTGCCGCTGGAAAAGTCGGCGCTGCTGTGCGGCTTCTACCTGAATGAATTGCTGGTCAAGCTGGTCGCGCGCGACGATCCGCATGCCGCCTTGTTCAATCATTACGTCACCACCCTCAATCAGCTGGCCCATCTGGAGCCGGCGCCCATCGTCCTGCGCCAGTTCGAAAGAGCGCTGCTCAAGCAGACTGGCGTGGCCGGCGATTTCACCCGCTGCACCAGCAGCCGCCAGCCGGTCGATCCGGCTGAAAGCTACGTGGTCGATCCCGAGCGCGGCCCGCGGCTGGCGCGCGCGGCCGATGCCTGGCCACGGGTCAGCGGCAAGACCCTGCTCGACATGGAGCGCGAAGACTACAGCGATCCCGCCACCCAGGCGCAAAGCAAGGTGCTGATGCGTTTCCTGCTGGCGCATCATCTGGGAGGGGCGCCATTGAACACGCGCCAGATACTGATAGATCTGATGCAGTTGTAGGGCAGCCGCTGAGTGCACCATTGAGTGGATAACAAGTAGCCGATAAATAGTTGATAGCCGATGAAAAATTTCCCTTGGTCTAGCGTCGCTGCCGGTTTTGTCACCGTGCTGGTTGGTTTCACGAGTTCCGCGGTCATCGTCTTGCAGGCAGCTGCCGCCGCCGGCGCCACGCCACAGCAGATCAGTTCATGGATGCTGGCGCTGGGACTCGGCATGGGACTGACCTGCATCGGCTTGTCGCTGCGCTACAAGGCCCCGGTAGTCACCGCATGGTCGACGCCAGGCGCCGCCTTGCTGGTCACCAGCCTGTCCGGTATTCCGATGGCGGACGCGATCGGCGCCTTCATGTTCGCCGCCGCCCTGGTGACCTTGTGCGGCGTCACCGGCTGGTTCGAGCGCGCCATGGGCAAGATCCCGCTGTCGATCGCAGCCGCCATGCTGGCCGGCATCCTGGCCCATTTCGGCATGAATGTATTTGTCGCCATGAAGCCGCAATTCGTCATGGTGTTTGCCATGTTCATGGCCTACCTGCTGTGCAAGCGCTGGCTGCCGCGCTAT
The sequence above is a segment of the Collimonas sp. PA-H2 genome. Coding sequences within it:
- the recO gene encoding DNA repair protein RecO, producing MNAIIADADAEQALPDDAAVLISIAPGPAATAAAAGPKRRARIPERDTRVSGQPGFVLHSYPHRETSLIIDVFTRDYGRIALVAKGAKRPLSKLRGVLQTFQPLSLSWSGKSEIRTLIAAEWVGGLLPLEKSALLCGFYLNELLVKLVARDDPHAALFNHYVTTLNQLAHLEPAPIVLRQFERALLKQTGVAGDFTRCTSSRQPVDPAESYVVDPERGPRLARAADAWPRVSGKTLLDMEREDYSDPATQAQSKVLMRFLLAHHLGGAPLNTRQILIDLMQL
- the lepA gene encoding translation elongation factor 4, producing the protein MNNIRNFSIIAHIDHGKSTLADRIIQSCGGLSDREMEAQVLDSMDIERERGITIKAQTAALTYKAMDGQIYNLNLIDTPGHVDFSYEVSRSLSACEGALLVVDASQGVEAQTVANCYTALDLGVEVVPVLNKIDLPSADPDNAIAEIEDVIGIDAHDAVHCSAKTGLGVREVLESLIVKVPPPKGDPDAPLQALIVDSWFDNYVGVVMLVRIKNGTLRPKDKILLMATGSQHLTESVGVFTPKSQSRESLSAGQVGFIIAGIKELKAAKVGDTVTLASKPAAEALPGFKEVQPQVFAGLFPVEANQYDALRDSLEKLKLNDAALQYEPEVSQALGFGFRCGFLGLLHMEIVQERLEREFDMDLITTAPTVIYEVVKRDGTIMLVDNPSKMPDPSNIEEVREPIVTVNLYMPQEYVGSVITLCTQKRGQQIDMSYHGKQVKLTYEIPMAEVVLDFFDRLKSTSRGYASMDYEFKEYRSADVVKVDMLINSEKVDALAIIVHRANSQYRGRAVAAKMRELIPRQMFDVAIQAAIGANIISRENVKALRKNVLAKCYGGDISRKRKLLEKQKAGKKRMKQVGSVEIPQEAFLAILQVDEK
- the era gene encoding GTPase Era: MTDSTPQAPSAASPATDFRCGYIAIVGRPNVGKSTLMNELIGAKVSITSRKAQTTRHRITGIQTVADTQFVYVDTPGFQTRHSNALNKTLNRTVTTTLTAADVILYIIEAGTFGPADQQVMALLPANVPCILVINKSDRVKDKAVLLPFAQKIAAMRDFAAVVPVSAKLRFQLDNLQGEIRKHLPANPPMFGEDDITDRSEKFLAAEIVREKVFRFVGDELPYTSTVLIEKFELEGNLRRVFAAILVERDTHKSMVIGQKGARLKDISTQARLDMERLFGGPVYLEIWVKVKSGWADNEAGLRAYGYE
- the rnc gene encoding ribonuclease III, with the protein product MDLMLLQNRLGHTFKDATLLQQALTHRSHSTLHNERLEFLGDSILNCVVASLLFDRYTKIDEGDLSRVRANLVKQQSLYEIAQRLELSQFLRLGEGELKSGGFRRPSILADTLEALFGAIFLDAGFDAARDVIRALYIPILDTVDPKTLGKDAKTLLQEYLQGKKIALPQYNVVATHGAAHNQEFEIECLVPKLDIQVFGSGGSRRAGEQAAAKLALEAVQKAFVKAPSAAKKAKPRTAQLKLSGIATIQPDAPDAPAATVAAAPAEVASAKTGAAAKEKAVAETPAKVAAKAANGSAENVAPTSAAAKAGTAAHAVTETAVAAAAGNPAGATVSTPNAAPHTTSKSKTA
- a CDS encoding DUF4845 domain-containing protein encodes the protein MTRMSVAPRKQQGITLFGLIVILAVLGCIGVLIAKVTPTTIEYFSIKKAIVSAKTGGTTVQEIQNAFNKQAEVGYIDAISGKDLDISKNGDDIQISFAYQKKIPLVGPVSLLIDYAGSTAK
- the lepB gene encoding signal peptidase I: MTLQSILGNFALILFVLTIVTGVIWFYDRFSLSKQRRANADAALAEFDARNAKLSADGIKLENSGRAALEADLLRQPTWVEYSGSFFPVIAMVFFLRSFLYEPFKIPSSSMVPTLLVGDLILVNKFTYGIRLPIINKKVIEMNHPQRGDVMVFKYPKDMSLDYIKRVVGVPGDKITYQNKRLTINGQALSYTPLPDYLNEDTLDYSQQYTENLSNVQHTIAVRSSRPPISLEGVMDFPNKEACSYNPEGFTCTVPAGNYFMMGDNRDNSEDSRYWGFVPDENIVGKAFLVWMNLGNFKRIGTFFK
- a CDS encoding glutaredoxin family protein; its protein translation is MPKKHFILYSRSYCHLCEDMLQALLALRPADGNDAGWFTVDVVDVDADPALVAKYDELVPVLAGSNNEEAATQLCHYFLDAESVKQFLSA
- a CDS encoding DegQ family serine endoprotease, translating into MAVSATAAFFVPAMVGIGPQAIAAPVSGLPDFTDIVEKTGPAVVNIRTTEKIRSGQGDSGDPSDDEMQEFFRRFFGVPIPNTPRPQAPGQRGRKVDPKAQEEVPRGVGSGFVISADGYVMTNAHVIDGASEVYVTLTDKREFKAKVIGADTRSDVALLKIDGANLPRLTMGDSDKIKAGEWVLAIGSPFGLENTVTAGIISAKARDTGDYLPLIQTDVAVNPGNSGGPLINMRGEVVGINSQIYSRSGGFMGISFAVPIDEAMRVSDQLKASGKVTRGRIGVQIGEVTKDVAESLGLPKAEGALVARVEADGPAAKAGLQAGDIILKFNGTAIEKANDLPRLVGNAKPGARGTISVWRKGSSRDFPIVITELAADKVASDDDVKPKKEQQVANALGLIVSDLNEAKKKELGIDSGVQVESAEGSAAKVGLRAGDVVQRLNNTDIKDAKQFNVLVAKLEPKKMAVLLVRRGESSQFVPLRPSN